In Moorella sp. Hama-1, a single genomic region encodes these proteins:
- the holA gene encoding DNA polymerase III subunit delta has translation MDWQELDRELEQGQIAPVYLFYGDEVYLQEWSLKKLKERLIPPGAEAFDYQEMDGRELTGTAITMLAVTLPALAERRLVVIKNPADEIWKDTSLLAYLAGPEPSTCLVFVVAGSIDKRLKAVKEIATAGRVVEFLPLREEALATWLAREARQEGYNLPPDAARLLARAGGDLRQARNELAKAMTCTGSPGTITTAVVQALVPEVEAENTIFQLVDALGNRQAALAIGLLRRLLARGEAPLGIVAMMARQLRLIYQVHLAGNSKDLAAQLGVKPFVARKAAAQARNFSLAAAGQALAELLKVDTGLKTGQGEPGPLLEQAIWTITARGEH, from the coding sequence ATGGACTGGCAGGAGCTGGACCGTGAACTGGAGCAGGGTCAGATCGCCCCGGTTTACCTGTTTTATGGCGATGAGGTTTACCTGCAGGAATGGTCTTTAAAAAAACTTAAGGAAAGGCTTATTCCCCCGGGGGCAGAGGCCTTCGATTACCAGGAGATGGACGGGCGGGAGTTGACGGGTACGGCCATTACCATGCTGGCCGTTACCCTGCCGGCCCTGGCCGAACGCCGCCTGGTGGTAATTAAAAATCCTGCCGACGAGATCTGGAAGGATACGAGCCTGCTGGCCTACCTGGCCGGACCGGAGCCGTCCACCTGCCTGGTGTTCGTTGTCGCCGGCAGTATCGACAAACGCCTGAAGGCAGTTAAAGAGATTGCCACCGCCGGCAGGGTGGTCGAGTTTTTACCCCTGCGAGAGGAAGCCCTGGCAACCTGGCTGGCCCGGGAGGCGCGGCAGGAAGGTTACAACCTGCCCCCGGACGCAGCACGGCTCCTGGCCCGGGCCGGCGGCGACCTGCGGCAGGCCCGCAACGAACTGGCCAAAGCCATGACCTGTACGGGCAGCCCGGGGACCATTACTACGGCGGTGGTACAGGCCCTGGTACCGGAGGTCGAGGCCGAAAACACCATTTTCCAGCTGGTCGATGCCCTGGGCAATCGCCAGGCCGCCCTGGCCATCGGCCTGTTGCGGCGGCTCCTGGCCCGGGGCGAAGCGCCCCTGGGGATTGTCGCCATGATGGCCCGGCAGTTACGTTTGATCTATCAGGTGCACCTGGCGGGGAATAGTAAAGATTTAGCAGCCCAACTGGGGGTTAAGCCCTTTGTAGCCCGGAAGGCGGCGGCCCAGGCCCGGAACTTTTCCCTGGCGGCCGCCGGCCAGGCCCTGGCGGAATTATTAAAAGTAGACACCGGCCTGAAGACCGGCCAGGGTGAGCCCGGTCCCCTGTTGGAGCAGGCCATCTGGACTATAACAGCCAGGGGGGAGCACTGA
- the rpsT gene encoding 30S ribosomal protein S20, with protein sequence MPNIKSAIKRVELTRVRTLRNKAVKSSVKTAIKKFRTGLEQGEGDAATKLRHALSAIDKAVTKGVLHPNTAARKKSSLQRQFNKTSA encoded by the coding sequence GTGCCCAATATTAAATCGGCCATCAAACGGGTGGAGTTAACCCGTGTTCGTACCCTGCGTAATAAAGCAGTTAAATCCAGTGTCAAGACGGCCATCAAGAAATTCCGTACAGGTCTTGAGCAGGGCGAGGGAGATGCCGCCACCAAACTGCGCCATGCTCTCAGCGCCATCGATAAAGCTGTCACTAAAGGCGTCTTACATCCCAACACCGCGGCCCGGAAAAAGTCCAGCCTGCAGCGCCAGTTTAATAAGACCAGCGCCTGA